Proteins from a single region of Drosophila biarmipes strain raj3 chromosome 3R, RU_DBia_V1.1, whole genome shotgun sequence:
- the LOC108031953 gene encoding trafficking protein particle complex subunit 10: MQIKPIITYSGSCPLFRSLESQILNAIPLDTCEWRRTFQRPTKHVRLEAQTQQFNVAALEKYKQGDWSILEHPILHIFVTECNDVDTYKGTIREEIDTWLKILTSYGISDWMILLVETLDMRKTKNFMPRTTVLDKIRLDFGSKNDDRCISVLNPAKFEQKSTESFRCLVQRIRFLMLTSYNRNIVKYEELIRSKREKRNVDGWDFRQYFFMQEDLALIFEKLELPTEALIQYDELDAMFSQFITHTGLNEKQQWLSHFRRPLDAFHGICLTRPDRFEMRNKIRDEGVSLLEFRNYLFERQAYLLLTCNDIPEIAKRLLNFLFSTLREVEYIKLECQEGALWCWEFVCALEVLQLCEQAMEPNEVTCFQHCAPIWNLAKDKLYELGKLCGLLPGCTPTSEQLHIVVQLSSGIGDAPPEQHQFLQATPQLRERSPNRKPKKSAAEQLKEALGSNQAFQKLYLELAELAISTYKHVTRLRSARLVGLDLGNFYCALNEPHKAVGFFTDLLRELKAENWHMLSSQTLLELANCYRKMGDSLAYTKTCSSISCCAELETLVRTFYFDEFLKSLKTLKTTLSAQPSMENANFCVLEDHFRVLEIEVVNQKPIIQDDYILVQLKVESLYPRGIVAENIKLCYELQAAPLELAMENVSLNASPSAVKVRESTSRLKVSLQLVYKQDNRLHSAAVASDMPKANQPVRRTSSTKRKLSPSVQADFTNFVQAENIALQPGVNLVELKAKATRVGSWQFKQLCVSMSSLEFLSEQLPFSPPSFEISTKPASASLEFKTLIAGIVQPIILNVSGGSFIFPADAKITLRCSKNLRIRQARDTADAAAYNDDSSFESLLQVPLVQFKSFEERKIPLEVLTDMPGRKVSKHHEHHIALSCPWSRTELPIPVDFQPGMEATCRLHTCGTQKFLQVIMKGLDAHLLLQHAQVKCDVPGVQLLDLNPEPHQPIEIYKSLTVTFLYEIQVEPLKTEHELPVVKVHFVIKYAPLSQPGVWRTYGCAFDLVDYTTLFKLQAQLEPNELCRLRTVCNMNLKITKVHENPYTDLMYEVLNDQNLWAVCGRSAGVVSMKDVDSHSISLDVMPLSTGFLPMPSIRLSKYTAGGKSKTDAHSKVHPFPPGQVYNSTKSMQIHVIASVAGDQ; the protein is encoded by the exons atgCAGATAAAACCCATAATTACTT ATTCCGGCTCGTGCCCGCTGTTCCGCTCGCTGGAGTCCCAGATCCTGAACGCCATCCCCCTGGACACTTGCGAGTGGCGACGCACTTTCCAACGCCCCACGAAACACGTTCGCCTGGAGGCCCAGACCCAACAGTTCAATGTGGCGGCCCTGGAGAAGTACAAGCAGGGTGACTGGAGCATCCTGGAGCACCCTATACTGCACATCTTCGTCACCGAATGCAAT GACGTGGACACCTACAAGGGCACCATCAGGGAGGAGATCGACACCTGGCTAAAGATACTCACCAGCTATGGCATCTCGGACTGGATGATTCTGCTGGTGGAGACACTGGACATGCGAAAGACGAAGAACTTTATGCCTCGCACCACTGTTTTGGACAAGATACGCTTGGACTTTGGCAGCAAGAACGACGATCGCTGCATCTCAGTCCTGAACCCGGCCAAGTTCGAACAGAAGTCCACCGAGTCCTTCCGTTGCCTGGTGCAGCGCATCCGCTTCCTTATGCTCACCAGCTACAATCGCAACATTGTCAAGTACGAGGAGCTCATAAGGAGCAAGCGCGAGAAGCGGAATGTGGATGGCTGGGACTTTCGCCAGTACTTCTTTATGCAGGAGGATTTGGCGCTGATCTTTGAAAAGCTGGAGCTACCGACCGAGGCGCTGATTCAGTACGATGAATTGGACGCCATGTTCTCGCAGTTCATCACGCACACTGGCCTCAATGAGAAGCAGCAGTGGCTGAGCCATTTTCGCCGACCGTTGGACGCATTCCATGGCATTTGCCTAACCAGACCGGACAGGTTTGAAATGCGGAACAAGATCCGCGACGAGGGCGTGTCCCTGCTAGAATTCCGCAATTATCTTTTTGAACGGCAAGCCTATCTACTGCTCACTTGCAACGATATCCCGGAGATCGCAAAGAGACTGCTTAACTTTCTCTTCTCCACCTTGCGCGAGGTGGAATACATTAAGTTGGAGTGCCAGGAGGGCGCTCTTTGGTGCTGGGAGTTCGTCTGCGCCCTGGAGGTTCTGCAGCTGTGCGAACAAGCCATGGAGCCCAACGAGGTTACTTGCTTCCAGCACTGCGCGCCAATCTGGAACTTGGCCAAGGATAAGCTCTATGAGCTGGGCAAGTTGTGTGGTCTCTTGCCCGGGTGTACGCCCACTTCGGAACAACTGCACATAGTGGTGCAGCTGTCGTCGGGAATAGGCGACGCCCCGCCCGAGCAGCATCAATTCCTACAGGCCACTCCTCAGCTCCGCGAACGTTCTCCTAACCGCAAGCCCAAAAAATCGGCGGCCGAGCAGTTAAAGGAGGCCCTGGGCTCAAATCAGGCCTTCCAGAAGCTTTACTTGGAGCTTGCAGAACTCGCAATCAGTACGTACAAGCATGTGACCCGTTTGCGATCGGCCCGTTTGGTGGGCCTGGATCTGGGAAACTTCTATTGTGCCCTTAACGAACCGCACAAGGCTGTTGGCTTCTTCACGGATCTTCTTAGGGAATTGAAGGCGGAAAACTGGCACATGCTGAGCTCCCAGACGCTGCTTGAACTAGCTAACTGCTATCGTAAGATGGGCGACTCGCTAGCATACACCAAGACCTGCAGCTCCATCTCTTGTTGTGCGGAACTGGAGACTTTGGTGCGAACCTTCTATTTCGACGAGTTCCTCAAGTCGCTGAAAACGCTGAAGACAACGCTTTCGGCTCAGCCGTCCATGGAGAATGCCAATTTTTGTGTGCTCGAAGATCACTTTCGTGTACTGGAAATCGAGGTTGTTAACCAGAAACCTATTATACAAGATGATTATATCCTGGTACAGCTGAAAGTGGAGAGTCTTTACCCGCGTGGCATCGTGGCTGAAAACATCAAGCTGTGCTATGAGTTACAGGCGGCTCCTCTGGAGCTGGCCATGGAGAATGTAAGCCTGAATGCCTCTCCGTCTGCGGTGAAGGTCAGGGAGTCCACATCCCGCTTGAAGGTCTCCCTTCAGCTAGTTTACAAACAGGACAATCGCCTTCACTCTGCCGCTGTGGCTTCCGACATGCCCAAGGCCAATCAACCCGTTAGGCGCACCAGCAGCACCAAGCGAAAGCTATCCCCCAGTGTCCAGGCGGACTTCACCAACTTTGTGCAGGCGGAGAACATTGCCCTTCAACCGGGAGTAAACTTAGTCGAGCTCAAGGCAAAGGCTACTCGGGTGGGCAGCTGGCAATTTAAACAG CTCTGCGTTAGCATGTCTAGTCTAGAGTTCTTGTCGGAACAGCTGCCGTTTTCGCCTCCCAGCTTTGAGATCAGCACCAAGCCGGCGAGTGCTTCCTTGGAGTTCAAGACCCTCATAGCAGGCATAGTGCAGCCTATTATCTTAAATGTTTCCGGTGGCAGTTTTATCTTTCCGGCCGATGCTAAGATCACACTGCGTTGCTCCAAGAATCTACGCATACGTCAGGCGCGGGATACGGCGGATGCAGCAGCTTATAATGATGATTCATCCTTTGAGAGCCTGCTTCAGGTGCCGCTGGTGCAGTTTAAATCGTTCGAGGAGCGCAAAATTCCTCTCGAGGTGCTCACGGATATGCCGGGCCGAAAGGTGTCTAAGCACCACGAGCATCACATTGCCCTTAGCTGCCCATGGTCGCGAACTGAACTGCCCATTCCTGTTGATTTTCAACCCGGCATGGAGGCTACTTGCCGGCTTCACACGTGCGGCACTCAAAAGTTCCTACAGGTGATCATGAAAGGCCTGGATGCGCATCTGCTTCTGCAGCATGCCCAGGTCAAGTGCGATGTTCCCGGTGTGCAACTGTTGGACCTTAATCCAGAGCCTCATCAGCCAATC GAAATCTACAAATCCCTGACTGTCACCTTTCTGTACGAGATCCAAGTGGAGCCCCTAAAAACGGAGCACGAGCTGCCCGTCGTCAAAGTGCACTTTGTTATCAAGTACGCCCCGCTTTCGCAACCGGGTGTGTGGAGAACATACGGATGCGCCTTTGATCTGGTGGACTACACAACTCTCTTCAAGCTGCAGGCACAGCTGGAACCCAATGAGTTGTGCCGCCTGCGCACCGTGTGCAATATGAACCTGAAGATCACCAAGGTTCACGAGAATCCCTACACGGATCTCATGTACGAGGTACTCAATGACCAGAATCTTTGGGCCGTCTGCGGTCGCTCAGCGG GTGTCGTGTCCATGAAAGACGTTGACAGTCACTCCATTTCCCTGGATGTGATGCCGCTGAGCACCGGCTTCCTTCCAATGCCCAGCATCCGGCTGTCCAAATACACAGCCGGAGGCAAGAGCAAGACCGACGCCCACTCTAAGGTGCATCCCTTTCCGCCGGGACAAGTCTACAACTCCACGAAGAGCATGCAGATCCATGTCATAGCCAGCGTGGCCGGGGATCAGTGA
- the LOC108031935 gene encoding DNA-directed RNA polymerase II subunit RPB7, with the protein MFYHISLEHEILLHPRYFGPQLLETVKQKLYSEVEGTCTGKYGFVIAVTTIDQIGSGVIQPGQGFVVYPVKYKAIVFRPFKGEVLDAVVKQINKVGMFAEIGPLSCFISHHSIPADMQFCPNGNPPCYKSKDEDVVISGEDKIRLKIVGTRVDATGIFAIGTLMDDYLGLVCN; encoded by the exons ATGTTTTACCAC ATATCGCTGGAACACGAGATCCTGCTGCATCCACGCTACTTTGGCCCGCAGCTGTTGGAGACCGTGAAGCAGAAGCTCTACTCCGAGGTGGAGGGCACCTGCACGGGAAAGTACGGATTCGTGATAGCGGTCACGACGATAGACCAGATCGGGTCCGGAGTCATCCAGCCGGGCCAGGGATTCGTGGTCTACCCGGTGAAGTACAAAGCTATCGTCTTCCGGCCTTTTAAGGGCGAAGTGCTGGACGCGGTGGTCAAGCAGATCAACAAAGTGGGCATGTTTGCCGAGATCGGCCCTCTCTCCTGCTTCATTTCGCATCAT TCGATTCCCGCCGACATGCAATTCTGTCCAAATGGCAATCCCCCCTGCTACAAGAGCAAAGATGAGGACGTGGTCATCTCCGGAGAGGATAAAATACGGCTTAAGATTGTGGGAACCCGTGTGGACGCCACCGGCATC TTTGCCATTGGCACCCTGATGGACGACTACTTAGGATTGGTTTGCAACTAA
- the LOC108032255 gene encoding uncharacterized protein LOC108032255, translated as MQQVDGSNSGSSSTMTECETWKSGKMQAAELSKDGHNEGGSKEQLRDLEDPEVYLEHLLKDGSQEGDSGADLELPSWYDEQLFRRGQTYFSKYRFVMNAGMLAGLIAVLAVPSILRVLSCTRQSSTAFTAYRRYVRTIFHTQAWYNYNIADRGSRFWTSIAAVRRAHSRSSHACARRGAGQITQKDLALTQFGFIGFITMGAHRIKLNDQDFLEATVHMWRVLGHLLGIKEEYNICGRNWAESKLRLDIVMRKVYEPALANTGEDFYRMTEALINGLWHMNTMFSVDANIFFAKRLACVKGYEYYSFDHENGVQQDPQQKMYYYDMGWWDRFIVSYGLFIVTYLHRYALVRWYFNFRVWLVDVLTYYLPYVAIWKFGVKSAYVRIFRKGGEAQDFSLGFKDD; from the exons ATGCAGCAGGTTGATGGATCGAACAGTGGCAGCTCATCCACAATGACCGAGTGTGAGACGT GGAAGAGTGGGAAAATGCAGGCAGCGGAGCTCTCCAAAGATGGTCATAACGAGGGCGGGTCCAAGGAGCAGCTCAGGGATCTGGAGGATCCCGAGGTCTATCTGGAGCACCTGCTCAAGGACGGCAGCCAGGAGGGCGACAGCGGGGCGGATCTGGAACTACCTTCATGGTACGATGAGCAGCTGTTCAGGCG TGGTCAGACTTACTTTAGCAAGTATCGCTTCGTGATGAACGCTGGAATGCTGGCAGGTCTAATTGCGGTGCTGGCTGTTCCCTCGATTCTCCGGGTGCTCTCGTGCACACGGCAATCCTCGACAGCGTTTACCGCCTACCGTCGTTATGTGCGCACTATTTTCCACACGCAAGCCTGGTATAACTACAATATTGCTGACCGTGGTAGCCGGTTCTGGACCAGCATTGCGGCCGTGAGAAGGGCACACAGCCGCTCCAGTCATGCGTGTGCCCGTAGAGGAGCTGGCCAGATCACCCAGAAGGACTTGGCCCTGACCCAGTTCGGATTCATTGGCTTTATAACGATGGGGGCCCATCGTATAAAGCTCAATGACCAGGACTTCCTCGAGGCCACCGTGCACATGTGGCGCGTTCTTGGCCATCTGCTGGGCATCAAGGAAGAGTACAACATCTGCGGCAGAAACTGGGCGGAGTCGAAGCTTCGCTTGGACATTGTGATGCGAAAGGTCTACGAACCGGCGTTGGCAAACACCGGCGAGGATTTCTACCGCATGACGGAGGCCCTGATCAATGGTCTGTGGCATATGAACACTATGTTCTCGGTGGACGCCAACATATTCTTCGCCAAGCGACTGGCCTGCGTCAAGGGCTACGAGTACTACAGCTTTGACCATGAGAACGGAGTGCAGCAGGATCCCCAGCAGAAGATGTACTACTACGACATGGGCTGGTGGGATCGATTTATCGTCAGCTACGGCCTGTTCATTGTCACCTACCTGCACAGGTACGCCTTGGTGCGGTGGTACTTTAACTTCCGCGTCTGGCTGGTGGACGTGTTGACCTATTACTTGCCCTACGTCGCCATTTGGAAGTTTGGCGTCAAGTCAGCTTATGTGCGAATCTTCCGGAAAGGAGGCGAGGCCCAAGACTTTTCATTGGGCTTTAAAGACGActag
- the LOC108031954 gene encoding thialysine N-epsilon-acetyltransferase isoform X2, with product MSKSKEFTFRRARVEDIKDVLSMIQELADFEKMSNGPQLTEDDLKRDAGLTGEQEYCEVYVLIDNATNQAIGYSICYKAYSTWQGRYFFVEDIYVRPEHRKRGAGKRIFLEVSARAVELKCPRLEFNVLEWNPARKFYESLGAVDLTAKEGWHYYRVEEQQLTKLAQDLARS from the exons ATGTCAAAATCGAAGGAGTTCACATTTCGGCGTGCTCGAGTTGAAGATATAAAAGATGTGCTTTCCATGATTCAG GAACTGGCTGACTTTGAGAAAATGAGCAATGGTCCACAGCTAACCGAGGAcg ACCTTAAAAGAGATGCCGGCCTAACTGGTGAACAGGAATATTGTGAGGTCTATGTGCTTATAGACAATGCAACTAA CCAGGCGATAGGCTACTCCATTTGCTACAAGGCCTACTCCACTTGGCAGGGTCGCTACTTCTTCGTGGAGGACATCTACGTGCGCCCAGAGCACAGAAAGCGAGGAGCCGGAAAGCGGATCTTCCTGGAGGTTTCCGCCCGTGCCGTGGAGCTTAAATGCCCGCGTCTGGAATTTAATGTCCTGGAGTGGAACCCCGCCCGCAAGTTTTACGAAAGCCTTGGGGCCGTGGATTTGACGGCAAAAGAGGGCTGGCACTACTACCGCGttgaggagcagcagctgacCAAATTGGCCCAAGATCTAGCTAGGTCTTGA
- the LOC108031934 gene encoding small G protein signaling modulator 3 homolog — protein MDMARSIFGRDHEGYVGREEHTRKLQNLGSEDDLGELPPMMEELSVADGLRPNPGGPFSALTASMWPQEILAKLGGGAELASGPNDQPEYRFDEFGFRVEEEDGPEQSSNKLLSIPFVEDAQQRLQWIAHLEFSHNKEATELSWEHVDVMLPRTEKLRNMVRQGIPHTLRAQMWMRLSGALAKKQKSETSYHDIVKASSNDQLMTSKQIEKDLLRILPTNACFSNPNGTGIPRLRRILRGIAWLFPDIGYCQGTGVIVACLLLFMEEENAFWMMATIVEDLLPASYYSSTLLGIQADQRVMQTLIANYLSSVDESLRKHDIELSLITLHWFLTLFANVVHMKILVRIWDWFFYEGSIVLFQLTLGMLKVKEQDLKHLENSAQIFNSLSDIPGEVTDVEVLFRQALEVGGSLSQTVIDTHRRRHLAYLMTDQGHQIGNPEAAPNLPKQQLACRQVRKSKSILEAFLFRGDASEGDQLKNKNIRQTEILVDLREAILKVGRHFITIEPKLSGHIQLTANYSTESHAKDHENFINVARTRKRRAKALHDFERHDDDELGFRRNDIITIISQKDEHCWVGELNGLRGWFPAKFVELLDERSKLYTSAGDDAISETVTDLVRGTLAPAIKAFLEHGMKRPTFLGGPIHPWLYIEEAATREVEKDFESVYSRLVLCKTYRLDEDGKVLTPEELLYRCVQAINQTHDDAHAQMDVKLRSLICLGLNEQVLHLWLEVLCACQEVVQKWYHSWSFIDSPGWVQIKCELRILSQFAFNLNPDWELPPKRGKESQPLKDGVRDMLVKHHLFSWDL, from the exons ATGGACATGGCCAGGAGCATCTTTGGCCGCGACCACGAGGGTTACGTGGGCCGTGAAGAGCATACG CGCAAACTACAGAACCTCGGCTCCGAAGACGATCTGGGCGAGCTGCCGCCCATGATGGAGGAACTGAGTGTGGCCGATGGCCTGCGTCCGAATCCCGGGGGGCCATTTTCAGCCCTAACCGCCTCAATGTGGCCGCAGGAGATCCTGGCCAAGCTGGGCGGTGGTGCCGAACTGGCTTCTGGCCCAAACGACCAGCCGGAGTACCGCTTCGATGAGTTCGGATTCCgcgtggaggaggaggatggaCCGGAGCAGAGCTCCAACAAATTGCTCAGCATACCCTTTGTGGAGGACGCCCAGCAGCGGCTGCAGTGGATCGCCCACCTGGAATTCTCGCACAACAAGGAGGCCACAGAGCTCAGCTGGGAGCATGTGGACGTGATGCTCCCACGCACCGAAAAGCTGCGCAACATGGTCCGCCAGGGAATTCCCCACACCCTGCGCGCCCAGATGTGGATGCGCCTGTCTGGAGCACTGGCCAAGAAGCAGAAGAGCGAGACCAGCTACCATGATATAGTGAAGG CCTCAAGCAACGACCAGCTGATGACTTCGAAGCAGATTGAGAAGGATCTTCTGCGCATCCTGCCCACCAATGCCTGCTTCAGCAATCCGAACGGAACAGGCATTCCACGGCTTCGCCGAATCCTAAGGGGTATCGCGTGGCTCTTCCCGGACATCGGTTATTGCCAGGGCACAGGGGTGATCGTGGCCTGTCTGCTGCTCTTCATGGAGGAGGAGAACGCCTTCTGGATGATGGCCACCATTGTGGAGGATCTGCTGCCGGCTTCCTACTACAGCTCCACCCTGCTGGGCATCCAAGCTGATCAGCGCGTGATGCAAACGCTCATAGCCAATTACCTAAGCAGCGTGGACGAGTCGTTGCGGAAGCACGACATCGAGCTCTCACTGATCACGCTGCATTGGTTCCTCACTCTGTTTGCCAACGTGGTGCATATGAAGATCCTGGTGCGGATATGGGATTGGTTCTTCTACGAAGGCTCCATCGTGCTGTTTCAGCTGACGCTGGGCATGCTTAAGGTGAAGGAGCAGGATCTGAAGCACCTTGAGAACTCCGCACAGATTTTCAATTCGCTCTCCGACATTCCCGGCGAAGTCACCGACGTCGAAGTGCTCTTCCGCCAGGCCTTAGAGGTGGGCGGCTCGCTTAGCCAGACGGTCATCGACACCCATCGTCGTCGCCACCTGGCTTATCTTATGACAGATCAGGGCCACCAGATAGGAAACCCCGAGGCGGCGCCCAATCTTCCCAAGCAGCAGCTAGCCTGTCGACAGGTGCGCAAAAGCAAGTCGATCCTAGAGGCCTTTCTCTTCCGCGGCGACGCCAGCGAAGGGGACCAGTTGAAGAATAAGAACATTCGGCAAACCGAGATCCTGGTGGACCTCAGGGAGGCTATTCTTAAGGTGGGTCGCCACTTCATCACCATTGAGCCCAAGCTGTCCGGCCACATTCAGCTGACTGCCAACTACAGCACTGAGTCGCATGCTAAGGACCACGAGAACTTCATCAATGTGGCAAGGACGCGAAAGCGTCGGGCCAAGGCCTTGCACGATTTTGAGCGGCACGACGACGATGAGCTGGGCTTTCGGCGGAACGACATCATCACGATCATCAGCCAGAAGGACGAGCACTGCTGGGTGGGCGAACTTAATGGACTGCGCGGCTGGTTTCCGGCCAAGTTCGTCGAACTGCTGGACGAGCGGAGCAAGCTATACACTTCGGCAGGAGATGATGCCATTTCGGAGACAGTAACGGACCTGGTGCGGGGCACCTTGGCGCCGGCCATCAAGGCCTTCCTGGAGCACGGCATGAAGCGACCCACGTTCCTGGGCGGACCGATCCATCCCTGGCTGTACATAGAGGAAGCGGCCACCCGGGAGGTGGAGAAGGACTTCGAGTCGGTGTACAGTCGCCTGGTGCTGTGCAAAACGTATCGCCTGGATGAGGATGGCAAGGTGCTGACGCCCGAGGAGCTGCTCTACCGCTGCGTCCAGGCCATCAACCAGACGCACGACGACGCCCACGCCCAAATGGACGTTAAGCTGCGCTCGCTCATCTGCCTGGGCCTCAACGAGCAGGTCCTGCATCTCTGGCTGGAAGTGCTGTGTGCCTGCCAGGAGGTCGTACAGAAGTGGTACCACTCCTGGAGCTTCATCGACTCACCCGGTTGGGTGCAGATCAAGTGCGAGCTTCGCATCCTCTCGCAGTTCGCCTTCAACCTGAACCCCGACTGGGAACTGCCGCCGAAGCGCGGCAAGGAGTCGCAGCCCCTCAAGGATGGAGTGCGGGACATGCTGGTGAAGCACCATCTCTTCTCGTGGGATTTGTGA
- the LOC108031954 gene encoding thialysine N-epsilon-acetyltransferase isoform X1, translated as MSKSKEFTFRRARVEDIKDVLSMIQELADFEKMSNGPQLTEDDLKRDAGLTGEQEYCEVYVLIDNATNLLIYFLSQAIGYSICYKAYSTWQGRYFFVEDIYVRPEHRKRGAGKRIFLEVSARAVELKCPRLEFNVLEWNPARKFYESLGAVDLTAKEGWHYYRVEEQQLTKLAQDLARS; from the exons ATGTCAAAATCGAAGGAGTTCACATTTCGGCGTGCTCGAGTTGAAGATATAAAAGATGTGCTTTCCATGATTCAG GAACTGGCTGACTTTGAGAAAATGAGCAATGGTCCACAGCTAACCGAGGAcg ACCTTAAAAGAGATGCCGGCCTAACTGGTGAACAGGAATATTGTGAGGTCTATGTGCTTATAGACAATGCAACTAA CTTGCTTATTTACTTTCTCAGCCAGGCGATAGGCTACTCCATTTGCTACAAGGCCTACTCCACTTGGCAGGGTCGCTACTTCTTCGTGGAGGACATCTACGTGCGCCCAGAGCACAGAAAGCGAGGAGCCGGAAAGCGGATCTTCCTGGAGGTTTCCGCCCGTGCCGTGGAGCTTAAATGCCCGCGTCTGGAATTTAATGTCCTGGAGTGGAACCCCGCCCGCAAGTTTTACGAAAGCCTTGGGGCCGTGGATTTGACGGCAAAAGAGGGCTGGCACTACTACCGCGttgaggagcagcagctgacCAAATTGGCCCAAGATCTAGCTAGGTCTTGA